A section of the Archocentrus centrarchus isolate MPI-CPG fArcCen1 chromosome 20, fArcCen1, whole genome shotgun sequence genome encodes:
- the LOC115799285 gene encoding zinc finger protein 665-like, translating to MKQLRSLQHCHNKDRFFTCDQCGKSFTRSQNLKRHQVIHTGVKAFTCDQCGKSFTRSPNLKRHQLIHAGDKSFSCETCGTAFTRATDLKAHQHVHSGPKPVNCDQCGKSFTHIKCLKRHQLIHTGVKAFSCDECGKAFTHIGTLKTHQLIHTGVKAFSCDQCGKAFTHIGTLKNHQLIHTGVKAFICDQCGKAFTQRGSLKLHKVVHTGVKAFICDQCGKAFTQNGNLKLHQIIHTGVKPFSCGQCEKSFSQMVHLKTHQLIHTGVKAFVCGQCGKSFTRTSGLKAHQVMHTGVKPFSCGHCGKSFADVRSARIHQLTHSGVKIFTCGHCGKSFADVRSAKTHQLTHSGVKAFSCDQCGKTFAQSQYLKVHQFIHSGVKLFKCDQCGKSFSQSQNLRRHQLTHTGVRAFSCDQCGKSFAQSNHLKKHQLIHTRSKPFSSDQS from the coding sequence ATGAAACAACTCAGGAGCCTCCAACACTGCCACAATAAGGACAGATTCTtcacctgtgatcagtgtggaaagtcttttactcGCAGTCAAAACTTGAAAAGACATCAggtcatccacactggagttaAGGCTTtcacctgtgatcagtgtggaaagtcttttactcGGAGTCCAAACTTGAAAAGACATCAGCTCATCCATGCTGGAGATAAGTCTTTCAGCTGTGAAACGTGTGGAACGGCTTTCACTCGGGCTACTGACTTAAAAGCACATCAGCATGTCCACTCTGGACCTAAACCAGTGAACTGTGACcagtgtggaaagtcttttactcACATTAAATGCTTAAAAAGACATCAgctcatccacactggagttaAGGCTTTCAGCTGTGACGAGTGTGGAAAGGCTTTTACTCACATTGGTACCCTAAAAACCCATCAGCTCATCCACACTGGGGTTAAGGCtttcagctgtgatcagtgtggaaaGGCTTTTACTCACATTGGTACCCTAAAAAACCATCAGCTCATCCACACTGGGGTTAAGGCTTTcatctgtgaccagtgtgggaaGGCTTTTACCCAGCGTGGTAGCTTGAAATTACATAAGGTCGTCCACACAGGGGTTAAGGCTTTcatctgtgaccagtgtggaaAGGCTTTTACTCAGAATGGTAACTTAAAATTACATCAGATCATTCACACTGGAGTTAAACCATTCAGCTGTGGTCAGTGTGAAAAGTCTTTTTCTCAGATGGTacacttaaaaacacatcagctcaTCCACACTGGTGTTAAGGCGTTCGTCTGTGGTcagtgtggaaagtcttttactcGTACTAGCGGTTTGAAAGCGCATCAGGTCATGCACACTGGAGTTAAACCATTCAGCTGTGGTCACTGTGGGAAGTCTTTTGCTGATGTTAGAAGTGCAAGAATACATCAGCTCACCCACTCTGGAGTTAAAATATTCACGTGCGGTCACTGTGGGAAGTCTTTTGCTGATGTTAGaagtgcaaaaacacatcagctcaCCCACTCTGGAGTTAAAGCTttcagctgtgaccagtgtggaaAGACTTTTGCTCAGAGTCAATACTTAAAAGTACATCAGTtcatccacagtggggttaaattGTTCaaatgtgatcagtgtgggaagtCTTTTTCTCAAAGTCAGAACTTAAGAAGACATCAGCTCACCCACACTGGGGTTAGAGCTTTCAGTTGTGACcagtgtggaaagtcttttgcTCAGAGtaatcacttaaaaaaacatcaactcATCCATACTAGAAGTAAACCTTTCAGCTCTGATCAGTCTTGA